The Mycolicibacterium smegmatis genome has a window encoding:
- a CDS encoding alpha/beta hydrolase, whose protein sequence is MTFTHHLSLMHGWVPTTVQVVTAVILIAAVGRRTWRWHLIWLPAAAAVGAVLALGTFWYIQSEGLAGNPAPRSLWVWIAISGATVVVLVAGWPRSRWWRRGASALAIPMSVLCAALALNLWVGYFPWVQTAWNQLTAGPLPDQTDQVTVAAMQRDGAVPAKGTVVPVQIPNTASGFRHRQEYVYLPPAWFAANPPPKLPTVMMIGGEFNTPADWMRAGNVISTVDAFAASHHGFAPVLVFVDPGGAFNNDTECVNGSRGNAADHLTKDVVPYLEAHYGVSAAAANWGIVGWSMGGTCAVDLAVMHPDMFSAFVDIAGDLTPNSGTKAQTIDRLFGGNAAAWDAFDPTTVINRHGHYQDVAGWFDVNTGGPGTAPNDQAKAANSLCTLGSSHGIACAVQAQPGTHDWPFATQAFKASLPWLAGAIGTPDVPVVGLPASAPSAPAFIESGKTAGPK, encoded by the coding sequence GTGACCTTCACCCACCACCTGTCCCTGATGCACGGCTGGGTACCGACGACAGTGCAGGTCGTCACGGCCGTGATCCTCATCGCGGCCGTGGGCCGGCGCACGTGGCGCTGGCATCTCATCTGGCTGCCCGCGGCCGCGGCGGTCGGCGCCGTCCTGGCGCTGGGCACGTTCTGGTACATCCAGAGCGAGGGTCTGGCCGGTAACCCGGCGCCGCGGTCACTGTGGGTGTGGATCGCGATCAGCGGCGCCACGGTGGTGGTGCTGGTGGCCGGTTGGCCGCGCAGCCGGTGGTGGCGGCGGGGGGCGTCGGCGCTCGCGATCCCCATGAGCGTGCTGTGCGCCGCACTCGCTTTGAACCTGTGGGTCGGCTACTTCCCGTGGGTGCAGACCGCGTGGAACCAGTTGACGGCCGGGCCGCTGCCCGACCAGACCGATCAGGTGACGGTGGCCGCGATGCAGCGCGACGGGGCGGTTCCCGCCAAGGGCACCGTGGTGCCCGTCCAGATCCCGAACACCGCATCGGGTTTCCGGCACCGCCAGGAGTACGTGTACCTGCCGCCGGCGTGGTTCGCGGCCAATCCGCCGCCGAAGCTGCCGACTGTGATGATGATCGGCGGCGAGTTCAACACGCCCGCCGACTGGATGCGCGCGGGCAACGTCATCTCCACCGTGGACGCTTTCGCGGCCTCCCACCACGGCTTCGCACCCGTGCTGGTGTTCGTCGACCCGGGCGGTGCGTTCAACAACGACACCGAATGCGTCAACGGCAGCCGCGGCAACGCCGCCGATCACCTCACGAAAGACGTTGTGCCGTACCTGGAAGCGCACTACGGCGTGAGCGCCGCGGCCGCCAACTGGGGCATCGTGGGCTGGTCGATGGGCGGCACCTGCGCGGTGGATCTGGCCGTCATGCACCCCGACATGTTCAGCGCGTTCGTCGACATCGCCGGTGACCTCACACCGAACTCGGGCACCAAGGCCCAGACCATCGACCGGCTGTTCGGCGGCAACGCCGCGGCGTGGGACGCGTTCGACCCGACCACGGTGATCAACCGGCACGGCCACTATCAGGATGTGGCCGGCTGGTTCGACGTGAACACCGGCGGACCGGGCACCGCGCCCAACGATCAGGCCAAGGCCGCGAACTCGCTGTGCACGCTGGGTTCGAGCCACGGCATCGCGTGTGCGGTCCAGGCCCAACCCGGCACGCACGACTGGCCGTTCGCGACACAGGCGTTCAAGGCGTCACTGCCGTGGCTGGCCGGGGCGATCGGCACCCCGGACGTCCCGGTGGTCGGATTGCCCGCCTCCGCGCCGAGCGCGCCGGCGTTCATCGAGAGCGGCAAGACGGCCGGCCCGAAATAG
- a CDS encoding CHAT domain-containing protein has protein sequence MGDLAVTATLVLRFADVGVATYATLRVVGEPARTLKWVLEEPALPAVYSALDDALPDPRGGETVAAAVERSLTAGPFADPKRELKFAKELGSHLIPKPAWNLLIDCVSAPRATLFVTPSPKLARVPWGQLAMPGLHKFRLMELVDVLMAVPPNIVHAPRRSVSWTTRRDNPALLVLDPRIPGQRPDSALGSVLGRPTPGTPLSRHFATAVAQRQVLPRVDGPVDLFRRPDADRGWLARACEHEPSRMLYVGHASAAEGDTADRAALHLAEPEPLSAADVIAQALAVPPRVALLACASGGDYRFDEATGLVAAMVLGGAQLVTATLWPLPTSAGYRTFTADDADPMADTVIGVDLAHNQEQAGIAVNQWQRAQMRRWREGEVTASPLYWASLATFAVDGAR, from the coding sequence ATGGGCGACCTGGCCGTGACCGCGACACTGGTACTGCGATTCGCTGACGTGGGCGTCGCGACCTACGCGACCCTGCGGGTGGTGGGGGAGCCGGCACGCACGCTCAAATGGGTGCTCGAAGAACCTGCTCTGCCCGCCGTCTACAGCGCGCTCGACGACGCGCTGCCCGACCCCCGCGGTGGCGAAACCGTCGCTGCTGCCGTCGAAAGATCCTTGACCGCAGGACCGTTCGCCGACCCAAAACGGGAACTCAAGTTCGCGAAGGAACTCGGCTCGCACCTGATCCCCAAACCGGCCTGGAATCTGTTGATCGACTGCGTGTCCGCGCCGCGGGCCACGCTGTTCGTCACACCGAGCCCCAAGCTGGCACGCGTGCCATGGGGTCAACTCGCGATGCCCGGGCTGCACAAGTTCCGGCTCATGGAACTCGTCGACGTACTGATGGCCGTGCCGCCCAACATCGTCCACGCGCCACGCCGGTCGGTGAGCTGGACCACGCGTCGCGACAACCCGGCGCTGCTGGTGCTGGACCCCCGAATCCCCGGGCAGCGCCCCGATTCCGCGCTCGGATCGGTCCTCGGCAGGCCCACACCCGGCACACCGCTGTCGCGTCACTTCGCCACTGCGGTGGCGCAGCGGCAGGTCCTGCCGCGGGTCGATGGACCGGTCGACCTCTTCCGCAGGCCCGACGCCGACCGCGGCTGGCTGGCACGGGCCTGCGAACACGAACCGTCGCGCATGCTTTACGTCGGGCACGCGAGCGCCGCCGAGGGCGACACCGCCGACCGCGCCGCGCTGCACCTCGCCGAACCGGAACCGCTGAGCGCGGCCGACGTCATCGCACAGGCACTTGCGGTACCGCCACGAGTGGCGCTGCTGGCCTGCGCATCCGGCGGTGACTACCGGTTCGACGAGGCCACGGGTCTGGTGGCGGCCATGGTGCTCGGTGGCGCGCAACTGGTCACCGCCACGTTGTGGCCGTTGCCCACCAGCGCCGGCTATCGCACGTTCACCGCCGACGACGCCGATCCCATGGCCGACACCGTGATCGGGGTCGACCTCGCCCACAACCAGGAACAGGCAGGTATCGCGGTGAACCAGTGGCAGCGCGCGCAGATGCGCCGCTGGCGCGAGGGTGAGGTGACCGCGAGCCCGCTGTACTGGGCGTCGCTGGCGACCTTCGCGGTCGACGGTGCCCGCTGA
- a CDS encoding lipoprotein LpqH, whose translation MNRVIAGTMGLLAAGTILVGCSDDKPQATPSPAAADVKTGGNTQVKVDGKDLPGLDLNSVTCVKEGGRINVGSAAIGGQQGLGVVMTDEASPKVESLGLVYDGSALAVSENMGVKVGSAKVEVDGDTYTITGEAAGADMQNPMAGMISKPFTITVSCS comes from the coding sequence ATGAATCGTGTCATCGCAGGAACCATGGGACTGCTCGCGGCCGGCACCATCCTGGTCGGCTGCTCGGACGACAAACCGCAGGCCACACCCAGCCCGGCCGCCGCCGACGTGAAGACGGGCGGGAACACCCAGGTCAAGGTCGACGGCAAGGACCTTCCCGGTCTGGACCTGAACTCGGTGACCTGCGTCAAGGAGGGCGGGCGGATCAACGTGGGCAGTGCCGCGATCGGCGGGCAACAGGGCCTCGGTGTGGTGATGACCGACGAGGCCAGCCCGAAGGTCGAATCACTGGGTCTGGTCTACGACGGCAGCGCGCTCGCCGTCAGCGAGAACATGGGCGTCAAGGTCGGTTCGGCCAAGGTCGAGGTCGACGGCGACACCTATACGATCACGGGCGAGGCCGCCGGCGCCGACATGCAGAACCCGATGGCCGGGATGATCAGCAAGCCGTTCACCATCACGGTGAGCTGCAGCTGA
- a CDS encoding winged helix DNA-binding domain-containing protein, whose amino-acid sequence MRVFTIAERRTRLARRHFLSPENPAASPAAAARSFVGLHATDPATPYLSLWARLRRFTVADLDTELYERRTVVKHLAMRRTLWLVGVEDLPFIQSAASDRVAANELRKLAADAHNAGLEPDGETWVKVARAAVLRHLEKHGPTGARELREALPELAGSHDPAPGKSYGGETPLAPRVLTVLGVHGEIMRGPNEGSWTVSRPRWAATADWLGAPYVPAPADEARAELVRRWLATFGPATVTDVKWWFGHTLTWARHALRDIGAVEVELEGCDAPGYVLPDDLDPEPEPQPWVALLPGLDVTTMGWFDRDWYLDGLRDQVFDRNGNAGPTVWCDGRVVGAWAHDADGRVDVRLCTDIGRAARKLLQRKADDLTEWLNGTRVKPRFPSPLSKGQFTG is encoded by the coding sequence ATGCGCGTTTTCACGATCGCGGAGCGACGGACACGGCTTGCGCGACGCCACTTCCTGAGCCCTGAGAACCCCGCCGCGTCACCCGCCGCCGCCGCGCGCAGCTTCGTCGGACTGCACGCGACCGACCCGGCGACACCGTATCTCTCGCTGTGGGCACGCCTTCGGAGGTTCACCGTCGCCGATCTGGACACCGAACTGTACGAGCGGCGTACCGTGGTCAAGCACCTCGCGATGCGCCGCACACTGTGGCTGGTCGGCGTCGAGGATCTGCCGTTCATCCAGTCCGCGGCCAGTGACCGGGTGGCGGCCAACGAACTGCGCAAACTGGCCGCGGATGCGCACAACGCCGGGTTGGAACCCGACGGGGAGACCTGGGTCAAGGTGGCACGCGCGGCGGTGCTGCGCCATCTGGAGAAACACGGCCCCACCGGCGCCCGGGAGTTGCGGGAAGCTCTGCCGGAACTCGCCGGAAGCCACGACCCCGCACCGGGTAAGAGCTATGGCGGCGAGACACCGTTGGCGCCAAGGGTTCTGACAGTTCTCGGCGTGCACGGTGAGATCATGAGGGGCCCGAACGAGGGTTCGTGGACGGTGTCACGGCCGCGCTGGGCGGCCACGGCCGACTGGCTCGGCGCGCCGTACGTGCCCGCGCCCGCCGATGAAGCCCGCGCCGAACTGGTGCGCCGCTGGCTCGCGACATTCGGGCCCGCGACCGTCACCGACGTGAAGTGGTGGTTCGGTCACACCCTGACCTGGGCGCGCCACGCGCTGCGCGACATCGGTGCCGTGGAGGTCGAACTCGAAGGCTGCGACGCGCCCGGCTACGTCCTGCCCGACGACCTCGATCCCGAGCCGGAACCGCAGCCGTGGGTCGCGCTGCTCCCGGGCCTCGACGTCACGACCATGGGTTGGTTCGACCGCGACTGGTACCTCGACGGTCTCCGGGATCAGGTGTTCGACCGCAACGGCAACGCCGGGCCCACCGTGTGGTGCGACGGGCGTGTCGTGGGCGCCTGGGCACACGACGCCGACGGGCGCGTCGACGTGCGACTGTGCACCGATATCGGCCGCGCTGCACGGAAGCTGCTGCAGCGCAAGGCCGATGACCTCACCGAGTGGCTCAACGGCACTCGCGTCAAACCGCGCTTCCCCTCACCGCTGTCGAAAGGCCAGTTCACAGGCTGA
- a CDS encoding SDR family NAD(P)-dependent oxidoreductase gives MKLHGATALVTGANRGLGHHLAVELIRRGAKVYATARRPELVDVPGAHVLRLDITDQWSVEAAAAAADDVDVLINNAAFTDGGNLVTGDLAKIRATMDSNYYGTLAMIRAFAPILARNGGGAILNVLSVAAWRTVDGNTSYAAAKSAEWGLTNGVRVELARQGTHVAALVPGLIRTDTLLEFARGNGIELPEEHMNEPADLARMALDGLEAGEVEIIDRMSVDAKAALAGPPVTLSL, from the coding sequence ATGAAACTGCACGGCGCCACCGCACTCGTCACGGGTGCCAACCGGGGCCTCGGGCACCACCTCGCGGTCGAACTGATCCGCCGCGGTGCCAAGGTGTACGCCACCGCGCGGCGCCCTGAACTCGTCGATGTCCCGGGTGCGCACGTGCTGCGGCTCGACATCACCGATCAGTGGTCCGTCGAAGCCGCCGCCGCGGCGGCCGATGACGTCGACGTGCTGATCAACAACGCGGCATTCACCGACGGCGGCAACCTCGTCACGGGTGACCTCGCCAAGATCCGGGCGACGATGGATTCGAACTACTACGGCACGCTGGCCATGATCCGCGCGTTCGCGCCGATCCTGGCCCGCAACGGCGGGGGAGCCATTCTCAACGTGCTGTCCGTTGCGGCGTGGAGAACCGTCGACGGCAACACGTCCTATGCCGCCGCGAAATCCGCGGAATGGGGGTTGACCAACGGTGTTCGCGTGGAACTCGCGCGCCAGGGCACCCACGTCGCCGCTCTGGTACCCGGGCTGATCCGCACCGACACGCTGCTCGAGTTCGCCCGCGGCAACGGGATCGAACTGCCCGAGGAACACATGAACGAACCCGCCGACCTCGCCCGGATGGCCCTCGACGGGCTCGAAGCCGGTGAGGTCGAGATCATCGATCGGATGAGCGTGGACGCGAAAGCTGCTCTGGCCGGCCCGCCGGTCACGCTCAGCCTGTGA
- a CDS encoding LLM class F420-dependent oxidoreductase → MVHIDLGTFGLTVTPGTPGAEEIEALGFGALWVNGGQLDRLERLTDLLATTRRAAVAPAIIPPDVYGPDAVVDLFGRAEVAAPGRLMIGLGSSSQPRPRAALGAYVDELGAIPRERRLLAAFGPRMLDTARDRFGGAMPGMVTPEYTAIARERLGPDRLLVVGLYAVLDTDADAARETARVPLRFLMGMRSYVNSALRQGFSETDIATVSDDLVDRLVAWGSADDIAKQARRHREAGADHVYLSVLHNDTQPSGVAAARLLAPVLFG, encoded by the coding sequence ATGGTTCACATCGACCTCGGCACCTTCGGACTCACCGTCACCCCCGGCACCCCGGGGGCTGAAGAGATCGAAGCCCTCGGCTTCGGCGCTCTGTGGGTCAACGGCGGGCAACTCGACCGGTTGGAACGCCTCACGGATCTGCTGGCGACGACGCGGCGGGCCGCCGTCGCGCCGGCGATCATCCCGCCCGATGTCTACGGGCCCGACGCCGTCGTCGACCTCTTCGGCCGCGCGGAGGTTGCCGCGCCCGGGCGGCTCATGATCGGACTCGGTTCGTCGTCACAGCCCCGTCCGAGGGCCGCACTGGGCGCCTACGTCGACGAACTCGGCGCAATCCCCCGCGAGCGTCGCCTGCTGGCCGCGTTCGGTCCACGCATGCTCGACACCGCCCGCGACCGTTTCGGCGGTGCGATGCCAGGGATGGTGACACCGGAGTACACAGCAATCGCGCGCGAACGCCTCGGCCCCGACCGGCTTCTCGTCGTCGGTCTGTATGCGGTTCTGGACACCGACGCGGACGCGGCCCGGGAGACGGCACGGGTGCCGCTTCGGTTCCTGATGGGCATGCGCAGCTACGTGAACTCGGCGCTGCGCCAAGGCTTCTCTGAAACCGACATCGCGACGGTCAGCGATGACCTGGTGGATCGACTGGTCGCTTGGGGCAGCGCCGACGACATCGCGAAACAGGCCCGACGGCACCGGGAGGCCGGCGCGGACCATGTCTATCTCAGTGTGCTGCACAACGATACGCAGCCGAGCGGTGTCGCGGCTGCCCGGCTCCTGGCCCCGGTGTTGTTCGGTTAG